In Bacillus cereus ATCC 14579, a single window of DNA contains:
- a CDS encoding NADP-dependent oxidoreductase — MKAIGLMQYGDKSVLQEIEMQTPLLGDNDVLIEVYAAGVNPVDWKIREGLLQDVISYDFPLVLGWDVAGVVAAIGKNVTAFKVGDEVYSRPDIERNGTYAEYVAVDEKYVAKKPRNLSFEEAASIPLVGLTSWQSLVKFANVQKGNKVLIHAGSGGIGTFAIQLAKSFGAYVATTTSTKNMQFVKDLGADTVVDYKTEDFSLLLHNYNIVFDVLGGDVLKNSYKVLAPNGKLASIYGPKGMKIPQTEISREKNIESDHIFAEPNGYALSLIPELIESGKIKPVVTHVLPLHVEGVKKAHHISESERALGKIVLKKHW; from the coding sequence ATGAAAGCAATAGGACTTATGCAATATGGAGATAAAAGTGTACTACAAGAGATTGAAATGCAGACACCGCTATTGGGAGACAACGATGTACTGATTGAAGTATATGCAGCTGGTGTAAATCCTGTGGATTGGAAAATACGTGAGGGTTTACTTCAAGACGTAATTTCTTATGACTTCCCGCTCGTTTTAGGATGGGATGTTGCAGGTGTAGTTGCTGCTATAGGAAAAAACGTTACCGCATTTAAAGTGGGGGATGAAGTATATAGTCGTCCAGATATTGAACGAAATGGTACTTATGCAGAGTACGTGGCTGTAGATGAGAAGTATGTAGCGAAAAAACCGAGAAATCTATCTTTTGAGGAAGCAGCATCAATCCCTCTAGTAGGTTTGACAAGTTGGCAAAGTTTAGTAAAATTCGCTAATGTTCAAAAGGGTAATAAGGTTTTAATTCATGCTGGATCTGGCGGGATTGGTACGTTTGCTATTCAACTAGCAAAAAGCTTCGGTGCATATGTTGCAACTACGACTAGTACGAAAAACATGCAATTTGTAAAGGATCTAGGCGCTGATACTGTCGTCGATTACAAAACGGAAGACTTTTCTTTGCTTTTGCATAATTACAATATTGTATTTGATGTGTTAGGTGGGGATGTACTAAAGAATAGTTATAAAGTACTTGCACCAAATGGAAAGTTAGCGTCTATTTATGGTCCGAAAGGTATGAAAATTCCGCAAACCGAGATATCAAGAGAGAAAAATATTGAGAGTGACCATATATTTGCTGAGCCTAACGGATATGCCCTTTCTCTTATTCCAGAATTAATTGAGAGCGGGAAGATTAAACCTGTTGTCACGCATGTGTTGCCTTTACATGTAGAAGGTGTAAAAAAAGCACACCACATAAGTGAGTCAG